The following is a genomic window from Malus sylvestris chromosome 7, drMalSylv7.2, whole genome shotgun sequence.
gaaaaatttctctatTGGTTGGAAGGATGACCCAACAAACCAAGAGAGGTCCAATTACCTCTAGTAGCAAATCCGCGAGGCCCATTTCAGTGCAGAGTAGATTCATGGCCTAGGGTCAAAGTGGAAGTGATATGGCTAAGCTAACCACTAGTTGTTCTTGTTGAAATCATTTGAGGTATTCAGGATTCGGAACCATGGAAGAGGTGATGGTGGCAGTGGCGGACAAACctaaagaaagttgaggtttcaccataaaatcaattggcaatatgaagaGCAGTCCAATCTCTTATAAGCTCATGTAAAGTCCCTGCTAGAGCAATCCAATCTCTTATAAGCTCTTACAAAGTCCCTTCTTTTTAAGCTTAACACATGAACAACACAACCGGGTGACGTTGAGCACATAtggccgtttggcttcacacgtgaGACAACCTaatctgataccatgaagaaagttgaggttccgccataaaaccaattggcaatatgagaagTAGCCCGATCTCTTATAAGTCCATGCAAGGTCTCTTCTCTCATCAATATGAGACTTATTCTCAACATAATTAGAATGAGGAGGAATCGTGGTGGTGGTAGTAATGGTGACAGCAAGTGGAGGATTTTGGAGATCGAAAGCAATGCTCTTGGAGTGAAGTTCTTCGAATGCGGCAGTGGAGATTATTCAGGACTGCAATGCCAAGCATGGAGTAGTCTGGGCCGAGACCGCGAAGGACTGTAACAAGATTGTCAGGGTCAACTGGACGACCCATGTTGGCAAGTTTATCAGCCAATGATTTAGCATGCTGCAGACACTCAGGGACATACAAGATaataaatatttgaataaagTAAAAGCAAACCTAATCTAAAACCGTTATGGACTCTTGTTTAACAGAAGGATTATTTGATGAATTGGACTAAATGGTGCTAACGTGTGAAACTATAAGAACGAAAGTGCAACAAAGAAAACTACAATGACGAAAGTGAGAATCCGAGTAAACGACTGGAACCGTTGGTGCATTTCTAAATTAGTTTCGTTGTCTTTTCGTGATCAGGATGACCGCTCTAGAGCgcagaaggagaaagaggagtTAGACCATGCAATTGCACTGGCTCTGGCTGAAGATTTGAAAAAAACAAGTGGTAGGTTTCCATTCTTCAAGATCTGAACTCCGAGTACAATGTTCTGTATGCGCGCGCGTGTTTTCACAATGTCGTTATTGaggatttaaaattttcaatttccagGATATAGATGGCAGACAGAAAAAGATGACGAGCTTGCTAGGTCACTTCAGGAAGGTCTGAATCCACCTTTATATCCTCCATATGCCCGAGCCCCTCCACCGTATTATCCCAATGGACAACAAAGGTAACATTTTATCGGGTGTACTTTTTAATTTCGCGAAGCTTAAGATCTTCAATTTGATCAATTTTTATTTGCGTACCAAATTGCTCAGTGTTAATGAAGCTTGAAAGTTGCTGATACTAATCCTGTCCTTTTTCTGTCTGATGAGCAGAATATGTGGTGGTTGTAAACGCGACATACGCTATGGCAACTACCTGGAATGCATGGGGACTTTCTTTCATCCCCAGTGCTTCTGTTGTCGTTCTTGTGGCCGTCCGATTGTTGAGAATGAGGTAGCTTCTCTTCCTTGGACTCGAACGACTGTGTTCTTTTTGTTTCCTATGATCTAGTTCTTACTGGTGTTCTCTCTTGATTGAAGTTTTCTTTGTCAGGGAGGGATCCATATCACAAGTCCTGCTTTAAAGAACTGACTCATCCCAAGTGTGAAGTTTGCCATCAATTTGTAAGAAAAGTCTATTTTctaaataaatagaaatattATTGTAACCTACTTCGACATAAACAATTCTTCGCTTTGAAAATTTTCAGATTCCAACAAATCGAGCTGGTTTGATCGAGTACAGATGCCATCCGTTTTGGTCACAAAAGTACTGTCCAGCACATGAACATGATAACACATCTCGTTGCTGCAGTTGCGAACGCTTAGAGGTACTAATCTACACTAGCACCAaaattttcttgaaaacaatctCCTCCAAGTATTTCTTTGAAATGAAATGTCACGAGCGCTAAATCAAAActttctgctttcttctttttcttccttttgaagaCATGGGATACAAGGTACGTTTCATTGGGGGACGGGCGAAGTCTATGCTTGGAGTGCATGGAATCTGCTATCATGGACACCGGTGACTGTCAGACGCTGTATCACGCCATACGAGACTACTTTGAAGGGATGAACATGCAATTGGATCAGCAAATACCCATGCTTCTGGTCGAAAGACAAGCTCTAAACGAAGCTATTGTAGGCGAAAAGAGTGTAATGTCGAAATCCCTGCTCTGTtcttgaggttttttttttcagtttgggGAGTTCTACTAGTTCATAACTGGTTCTTTGCAGGGCCTCCATCACATGCCCGAGACGAGGGGTTTATGCCTTTTGGAAGAGCAGACTGTCACCAGCGTACGAATTTAGACAATTCTACTAGTTCGCTTTTCGTTCTTTCTTAAAATTGAAATGATTCCTGAAGCTGACCTAAAAGGAATTTTCTCATTTGTTTCTCTTGAATCTTCATGAGTTACTAATCAGATCCTCAAAAGGCCGAGAATTGCGGGGCATCAATTTATCGGAATGAGAACCCAACCTCAGAAATTGACTCGAAAATGTGAAGTTACTGCCATTCTTGTTCTCTATGGCTTCCCAAGGTAAAGCTAGTAGGTTTTTTCAAcgaaaaacgaaatggttataaAACTAGCACTACGCAAAGTTCATCTAACCGTTTTCAACATTCTTGTTGGATGCAGGTTACTAACAGGTACCATTCTTGCCCATGAATTGATGCACGGCTGGTTACACCTCAAAGGTAGCATGTATTTCCAAAGCCCTCCTCGCACGAACTAAACCTATAAAACCCTAAGCCCTGAACCTCGCCCCCTCTTTTTTTTGGGACTCAATTTCTTGTTTAATTTGACAATGCAGGCTACCGGAATCTTAATCCCGAGGTAGAGAAAGGCATCTGCCAGGTGCTTTCGTACATGTGGCTTGAGTCAGAAGTAATGCCGGGATTCAAAAACATGCCGTCTTCATCTACATTTACATCCGCagcttcctcttcctcttccacgTTTTCATCAAAAAAAGGTGGAAAATcgaaaattgaacacaaactaGGGGAGTTTTTCATGCACAAAATCGCCAACGATTCTTCACCTGCATATGGAGGAGGGTTTCGAGAAGCTAATGCAGCTGTCAACAAGTATGGTTTGCGTCGTACATTGGATCACATTCGCCTCACCGGAAATTTCCCGTTGTAACGAGGAAAAAATAATGTTGCTATTTCATTGATCTCTTTACTTTTATACGGCCTTTGAAGTCTAGTATTTTGCTCAACCCTAATTACGGATTGAGCTCGTCGCAGAAGCTTTAGGGTGCTGGGACTGGGTGGATACAAGCTCAAACTGTGACTCTtccaaatattaataaataataacaaataaatgaatgtattaatttcttcgAGATGAGAGATTCTTCTGTTCTTAATTCTTACAAATTTTAATGGAGTTGTCTGCGTTATGGAATCTTCTCTAAGAGAAGTTTTGTGAAAGATTACTTCCTATGAGAGCAAGGTGGTGGGCACGTGACAGATTCCCCAATGTGTAGAAAAATTCTTGTAAAAGACGAGCATGCTTTTGGAGACGGATTAATTTTTCAAGGTGACTAGTCACACCTTCATGTAATGTTAGAAAATTGCATTTAACAATATAGATGAATGACGATATCGCCATGGTAGTGTGACAATCACGCTGAGAAATTAGCTAATAGATAGATTAGTACAACATTTAATGATCGCTTGCCTTGTTAATTCGAAGACAAGAGCACATCAGAAGTGTGAGATAAGAAGACTGAATATTTCTGATAACTGCGGGAGACAGTTGAGTCGCTAAAAATACTAAATGTGAGAGATATAGGATCGCCAATCTATGCATGGAAAAATCTATTCCTCACAGCAGTATGGGAAAACTACCTACCATGAGATTTTGTTACAACAGCTTCATTCACGCCCTTCCTACACAGGCAGGGTCCGTCCCTCCCTGCCCCTGCGATGCCATTCGATTGGGTTCTCAGATGGGAGCAGCTCAGATTTCTCCTCGAGAGAAACCTAGAAATTCCGAGTGCTATCCTACGGAGGCTCTTCGAATTTTGGCTTTTGGGGTTTGGtgggtactttttttttttaaaggaatatatttgtgtagaaaataaaaagtgaattttgtaggaaaaaaaagtaggtagaaaatgagaaggaataAAAATGGGGAAAATGTTTTTTGAtttttaaaaaaagaagaagaaagcgtCAAAAGATTGGGATTCAGACAGCTGCAACTCCTATGTGAGTGTAACGGAGGTGCCCATAATAATCTGAGTTCTATACAAAATCTAACCGTTGCAAAAAATTATTAGATTTCTATATATGCAAAATTTAATTGTTTCGAACCACTAAGTAGTACGtaccatagaaaacaaattgaTTGTAACGAATAACTTAGtaataaaaatgataatataCCGGTAACACTGAAAATCTCTTGCTAAAACATGTTTTCAGATATGAACTTCTATGCATTTGGAATTTGGAAGGCTGAACCCAGCTAGCAAAACAATCTATTAAGGGATCACCCTAAGGCTAGGCCTCAACCAATAACTGAACCACATAACTAGGAGGAAGAGTCCACACTCCGTACAAACCCCAACTCGAAGAAAAAAACCCAGTATGCAGACAAAACCACGAGCAAAAATGGAGTGATTTGTTTCATGATGTGCTCTGAATTTTGAACGCTTCCTCTTTTCACGACAGTATCAGTCTAAATAATTTTACTTTAAAGAAAGGCATTTGAAACAGCAGGGTTTTCAATTTTCCatgtgcatgcatgcatggtaTCTGCTGCAACCCTAAACTAAATATGTTGCCCTTTACCAGAATCCTAGCCTCCAACATCAACTGCTGCTTGCTCACAACTTGTCCTTAACAcacaaaataaatgattaaatatTTGTAAGCTGataataaaattcaaatgcatAAACTGCCATAGCAATTCAGATTTCTCAAAGTAATAAAATTCCTAACTATAGGCTCCTAAAACTTCTGTGAAAATGGTTCAAGTTACAGCCTATTCACTATAGATTATATTCCTAAGTAGATCCATTCCTTGCGTGATTGTTAAACCGTCATGTGATTTAACCAATCTATTTACGTtataacacattttttttatttattatactGGACTATAAAAtgttaatatatcatatattcaCTTGTATTATACACATAAATTAGTAATATTACGTAAGATGACTCATATATCTACATGATCTATAAGCACCTTTTCTTGTAGGTAGGTCCAAGCCTGCCCTTTAGGCTTTGGCCAAGATCAATAAACAAGTGAAAAAAAGCATATGGACGGCTAGCAAAAGGCCCCTTtaatattgaccaaaaaaaaaaaaaggcccctTTAATACTGAAATGAGTCATCATATCGTATAATTGTGTGGTATAGGAATATTGTCGGACAGTTGCCATGCAAAAACCGACTTTGCCTATGGTTGCCTGTTGCagataaaaacataaaagtatCAGCCACTCTGTGCCTTGTCAAAACAGGCACGAATACAGATTTTCTACATCCAAGAATCTCTTGCATTTTAGAAATGCTAATTAAACTTCCAAAGGTCAATAAACTTCCAAAGGTACCAACATATTAGGTGTAAAGGTGGGTTTTGGCTATGCTCTATACACAAAGTTTTAAACTATTCATAACATGCAAAATTAGGAGAATGACTCACATTAGTTCAGTAATATGTATAATATCAAGATTTTATCTGCattatataacattattgaatCAAGACACcgtataataataaatttgttgcatataaattgctctccaaaaCTCCGTTCCACCCTAAATAGCTCACCCACCTCAGTTTTGGTGGCTACGTCTGGGCCGCTCCAAAGATTTATGAGATCACAATACTTTGCCTTTGGCAGTAtcaaaattataatatatatatatatatacacacacatatatgtgtgtgtgtgtgtgtgtgtgtgtgtgtattgcaATATTTGATGTGattatataaattgttgtgCAACAATGTTAAGTATGAAACTAATAAACTAATACGGAAAAATatgacaaaacaaacaaaccaaaGTGACATTAAGATTTATACTGGTTTGGTGTAGGCCTACGTTCAGTTCAAAGACGCCAAAATAATTCCACTAATAATTAAAATGGAGATTACACATAGAGTTTAACTAACAAATCTAAAATCTCACATACCCCCAATAGCTAACACTCAAAACAACAGGGTGTACGTTGGATTTGTGATTTGATATTGAATAAGAAGGGATATTTTTTAGGAGGGAATATTGTTGCCATGTGAAAAcctaatgaaaagaaaagagaattaatatataaataagtATCTAATTCCATAGGAAGCAAAGAtaaatttgtagacatcgaaatttcggtaaataaatgttgatcgataaatcaaagtttcaattctcatgtattacataaattttacacgtagtgtgtgactcaacgaaaaattgaaatgagttggaaaagtcatcaaacaggacacgtgtcaacacctggcagaaacgacttatttcatctggaatattatattcaaaattaggccttggaaatttctataaatagaaggctaattcattcatttaaggggggaccaaaatcattaggcaaaattcttgaagctctgaagctctgaaactccgaagctttcaagcatccaggttcccgaagaatcaagaaagctctcttcgctcttcgttcttcgttcatcgttcatcctaagatcaagccccaacggccctttggatcaacaatcatccaccaattcaagatcaagccccgacgacccttgaagagagtgttcttcgttcttcgttcatcgttcttccaagatctgaaactccgaagctctgaaactccgaagctttcaagcatccaggttctcgaagaatcaagaaagctctcttcgctcttcgttcttcgttcatcgttcatcctaagatcaagccccaacggccctttggatcaacaatcatccaccaattcaagatcaagccccgacgacccttgaagagagtgttcttcgttcttcgttcatcgttcttccaagatcaagccccgacgacccttggatcaaatccaccttcaagatcaagcccaaaagcccttgaagatccgttcatcactgttcttcaagatcaagcccaaaagcccttgaagatccgttcatcactgttcttcaagatcaagcccaaaagcccttgaagatctgctcatcaccattattcaagcctcaaacggcccttgaagaaacactcatcctcaagatcaagccccaacggctccttgaagatccgctcaaatccactttcaaagatcaagcccacggcccttaaagaacgttcatccaagatcaagcctcgacggcccttggatcaatcacacatccacaaatacacaccttacagagatcgaatcagaggatcaaaatagagagagattgtaacccaaaatcatcaaatacaaatatttgtttgtgcacgttgttcttgtctctttcgtttcaggaattttccgtgttcacaaattggcacgcctggtgggacaatctctacctctcatctctttctccgttcaagaaattcaagcacacttccaaaaatcaatggcatcaagcaaaggACAAGCTATTCTCACAAAGGAAAGAAGCCTAAGCACTTCCGCTATGAACGGAgcatccattggcgccacaaacgcttctcaacatgccacttcaaagttggtgccgctaaaagagcaaggggagcatcaaaggCGCGAGtccgtcatcaacctgacctcgttGGGGGCACCAAAGTATGCTACTGAGGCAcataagatgacatcccaaagcagccaacgacgttcttcgtcagcatcTTGGAtatctaaaggaaagtcacgtctattggttgcacaagtcatgaccatcggcgttacctccatcgaagagcaattggctcaaatgaatgaagcaattgcaaagctaacccgaactgtggaagaaaaagacttgcaaattgtaGCACTAGTCAACCGATTGGAGGCACAGGACGGCAAGAAACCCGACCCAGAAGATGAGCCTACGGTGGAGagaatcgatgtgaagccggagccagaccaagcagcggcactcatgtgatctctttctatccagcagctgcaagagatgatcaccaacaccatcaaggcacagtacgaagggagctcaaatacctccgggttgtactcgaagccgtattcaaagaagattgatgccttaaggatgccgatgggttatcaaccgccaaagttcatgcaattcgatggaaagggaaacccgaaacagcacattgcccattttgttgaaacttgcaacaacgcagagaccgaaggggactacctcgccaagcagtttgtgcgctcgctgaaaggaaacgcctttgagtggtacacggacctagagcctgagtccatcaacagctgggagcaattggagcgggaattcctcaaccgcttctacagcacccgccgcactgtgagcatgctagaactGATGAGCataaagcagtggaaggacgagctagtcattgactacatcaacagatggcgcactctaagcctcgattGTAAAAACAGGCTCTCgaaaacctcttcaatcgagatgtgcatccaaggcatgcaatggggtttgcaatacatccttcaaggaattaaaccacggacattcgaggaattggccacccgtgcccatgcatggagttgagcatcgcccatcatgggaagaaggaaccgatcgccgactacaagaacgacaaagttcttgagacaaaggtggagaaggtTACGgggaaatccaccaaggaagcaatgacagtcaacacaactcccgtcaaaatccctacacgaggcaaggcgattcaagccgaagcctttcgtgatcaagagatgcgtagacgcactttgaaggagcttgaggagaaaacttatccattccccgactttgatgtggttgccatgttagaagacttgctggaaaagaaggtgatcggcttaCCTGTgtgcagacggccagaagagatgaatcgcaccgacagtccaaggtactgtaaattccaccgcttcatcagtcatccgacaaaaaagtgcttcgtgctgaaagatctcatcatgaagctggctcagaaaggaatcatcgagctagatcttgacgatgtggtgaagtcaaactataccaccatcacttctggctcttcctaCTCAAAGTTTTACCTCAACCTtcgggggcatcctccaagacaaacaaagttgaaggatgaactcaagtcactcctaagaaattgcacaagaagcatacgtctcctccacaagtgcACCAATcagaaagggggcaaagcagctttcgccaacctccagaacaatgtgaaaatgttggagataatgaaactttgacacaaagAGCATCCATACCCATCACGATGTGTGACATTttcccagaagacttcttcaactactcagtcaaggctcattgctatgaagattgcgcgGAACAACTCTCCCGGATCGCTTGACGAACCACAAtagctccttgttcgcacgagcctaaactgcacgaaccaacgctcctggtctgcataagcataaaaggcaacaccaatgctccttgcctgcacgagctgaaactgcaacacggcaccaaacgcttctggtctgcacgagcataaaaggcaacaccaatgttccttgcctgcacgagctgaaactgcaacacggcaccaaatgctccttgtctgcacgagttgaaactgcaaacgacactaacattccttgcctgcatgagttaaaattgcaaacggcacaaaaagaaaataccaaaaaaaaaatgtatgtatttgaactacgttacgacttgatctcttctttaaaggggtacgtaggcagcttgaatattcaaaactttgag
Proteins encoded in this region:
- the LOC126629280 gene encoding protein DA1-related 2-like; this encodes MVPSGVTQLSHPCIYEESRFMKRIGKLFRSGPSRGEAAERSNPNPQLIGDENVLWRALPRSLDDRSRAQKEKEELDHAIALALAEDLKKTSGYRWQTEKDDELARSLQEGLNPPLYPPYARAPPPYYPNGQQRICGGCKRDIRYGNYLECMGTFFHPQCFCCRSCGRPIVENEFSLSGRDPYHKSCFKELTHPKCEVCHQFIPTNRAGLIEYRCHPFWSQKYCPAHEHDNTSRCCSCERLETWDTRYVSLGDGRSLCLECMESAIMDTGDCQTLYHAIRDYFEGMNMQLDQQIPMLLVERQALNEAIVGEKSGLHHMPETRGLCLLEEQTVTSILKRPRIAGHQFIGMRTQPQKLTRKCEVTAILVLYGFPRLLTGTILAHELMHGWLHLKGYRNLNPEVEKGICQVLSYMWLESEVMPGFKNMPSSSTFTSAASSSSSTFSSKKGGKSKIEHKLGEFFMHKIANDSSPAYGGGFREANAAVNKYGLRRTLDHIRLTGNFPL